The Sphingorhabdus lutea genome segment GAACGGCTATATTCCCTAGTGCCATTTTCAATAATGGCAACGGGGCAATTGGGGGACAGCCCATCGGCGATAAGTTTTTCAGTGATCTTATGTGCATTGGCAAGGCCCATATATATAACCAATGTTCGGCCATTTCCGGCAAGTCCGGCCCAATTTTGGTCGCTAAGTCCCTTGCACTGACCCGCAACAAAGCTGACGATGCTGCTATGGTCCCTATGGGTAAGGGGCATGGCATGTTGGGCCGCACTGCCAATGGCGGCGCTTATCCCCGGGACAATATTCACATTGCATCCATTGGCGCGGCAATATTCCAATTCTTCGCCTCCACGGCCAAAAATAAATGGATCACCGCCCTTTAATCGAACGACATTTGCGCCGCCTTTGCATAAATCAACCAATAGGGAATTTATTTTATCCTGCGGCAAGCTGTGCCTGCTACGTTGTTTAGCGACGCTAATCTTTATTGTATTTTCAGGCGCAAGGGCCAATATCTCATCACTAACCAACCCATCATGGACCAAATAATCGGCATTTTCGATAAGCTTTGCCGCCTTTAACGTCAATAATTCGGGATCGCCTGGTCCGGCGCCCACCAAATATATATGACCAAAGGAGGGGTTTTTATTGTTCATAATCCTTATATGGCAAAGGACCGCATTTTTGGCAAAAAATGATTTATTTTACACCTATTAGAATGGCTTTATCATCCATTTATAATATTGAAATATAACATTTAAATTATTTTTATAAATTATGCTGAGACAAGGGCGGCATTATTGGCAATATTTTTCTTTACCTCAGGCGACATGATATTTTCCATCTCGTCACGCATTCCCACGCCAATCATTGCCTTTAACTCCGCCTTTTCGGTCGAAATAACCGGATATCCGCAATAATCGGCGGCGTAAAAACCAGATGGGCGATTATTGCCCGATAAACCAATACCGCCAATGGGCGCACCGTTAATCTCGCTATTTGTGGCGGTGTTGCGGTTGACAATACCGGCGCGGCTATTGGCCCAAAATTGATCAAATTGTTCATCGCTGCCGCCCAATAGGGACGCAGATAGCCCAAAACGTGTATTATTGGCCTCTTTTATGGCGTCTTCAAAGCTATTTACTCGGATAACCTGTAATAATGGGCCGAATAATTCAATGTCTGGACGGTCCTTTACATCGGTAACATCAATTATTCCCGGAGTGATGAAAGGCCGATTTTTTACCGGACTTTTCATATGACGAATGGGGCGTCCGCCATGGCTCATCAATGCTAAAAAGCTTTCTACCAAGCCATCGGCGGATTGATTGTCAATGACCGGGCCCATAAAGGGCACAGGATCGCCATGGGGTTCGCTTATTATCAATCTGTCGGCTAATTTCTTAACTTCTGGCATTAAAATTTCAAACATATCGTCGGTTAAAATTAACCGCCGTGCATTTGTGCATTTTTGCCCCGCACTTAAAAAAGCAGATTGAATGATGACGGCTGCCATGGCGTGAATATTTTTGGTGTCCCATGCAATAATGGGATTATTCCCTCCCATTTGCAGAGACAATAATTTATTTGGTTGGCTTGCAAATTGGCGGTTGATGGAAATGCCTGCACCCGCTGATCCGGTGAATAATATACCGGCAATATCGCCATGGGCGGCCAATTTTGCGCCGGTTTCATTATCCCCTTGAACCAATTCCACCACGCCCTCTGGAATGCCTGCCAAACGATAGAGACGGACCAGTTGCTCACCGGTGGCAGGGGTTAATTCCGAAGGTTTAAACACCACCGTATTTCCCGCAATTAACGCGGGGATAATGTGGCCATGCGGCGCAGCTGCTGGGGAACTAAATGGCCCCAATACAGCCATAACGCCATGGGGTTTATGGCGCAGAGCCTGACGTTCAAATTGTTTGCCATTTAATAATCTTTGGGGTGTTCGTTCGGCAAAAGAACGCACCGATTCTTGAATAGTGCGGGTTAATGATTCGACCTCTATTCTTGCTTCCCATAAAGGCTTGCCCGTTTCACGAGAGATTAAATCGACAAATTTCTCTCCCTCCACCGACAAACGGCCCGCAACTGCCCTTATCCTTTTTAACCGTTCATTAAGCGATAATGCAGCCCATTTTGGCCAAGTTGTTTGTGCGATTTCAACAGCTTGGTCAACATTTCCATATTGGCCTTCCCACATTTGCGCGCCAGTAGCTGGTTCAAAAGATTGA includes the following:
- the cobA gene encoding uroporphyrinogen-III C-methyltransferase → MNNKNPSFGHIYLVGAGPGDPELLTLKAAKLIENADYLVHDGLVSDEILALAPENTIKISVAKQRSRHSLPQDKINSLLVDLCKGGANVVRLKGGDPFIFGRGGEELEYCRANGCNVNIVPGISAAIGSAAQHAMPLTHRDHSSIVSFVAGQCKGLSDQNWAGLAGNGRTLVIYMGLANAHKITEKLIADGLSPNCPVAIIENGTREYSRSYRSILDDLSGLAKRNAIKSPAIIIVGDIVNNSDAQAQFASIAAQVETESKK
- a CDS encoding succinylglutamate-semialdehyde dehydrogenase, with product MVRNFQSFEPATGAQMWEGQYGNVDQAVEIAQTTWPKWAALSLNERLKRIRAVAGRLSVEGEKFVDLISRETGKPLWEARIEVESLTRTIQESVRSFAERTPQRLLNGKQFERQALRHKPHGVMAVLGPFSSPAAAPHGHIIPALIAGNTVVFKPSELTPATGEQLVRLYRLAGIPEGVVELVQGDNETGAKLAAHGDIAGILFTGSAGAGISINRQFASQPNKLLSLQMGGNNPIIAWDTKNIHAMAAVIIQSAFLSAGQKCTNARRLILTDDMFEILMPEVKKLADRLIISEPHGDPVPFMGPVIDNQSADGLVESFLALMSHGGRPIRHMKSPVKNRPFITPGIIDVTDVKDRPDIELFGPLLQVIRVNSFEDAIKEANNTRFGLSASLLGGSDEQFDQFWANSRAGIVNRNTATNSEINGAPIGGIGLSGNNRPSGFYAADYCGYPVISTEKAELKAMIGVGMRDEMENIMSPEVKKNIANNAALVSA